The following proteins are encoded in a genomic region of Chryseobacterium cucumeris:
- a CDS encoding outer membrane beta-barrel family protein, with translation MYKILFLLCFPALILAQQQKTEGTVMNTENEKLSFVKVEVYNAQNALIKELKTDEHGKFVLQGIEKQDVKLIVKNQGYSLFEKKLDLKEPEPLNIVLKKESQEIEGIVMTKRKPLVKRKVDRLEFNVENSNISSLNAWEILKNTPGVTISNSVLSVKGSTGILVTINDKKVMLTGDELKNLLENTQGDEVKSVEVITNPPAKYEASGSAVLNIVLKKNKIEGYRGILSSKYVQTQYAKGVFGLSQYYKKDKLSIMGSYYKGLGTYYREGTDYVNYPESQTRWVSTMNRKDKNNNQNTLNFNVEYELDSLTNLSLNYSGYFSPKSFGTYNVPTLIFNQQDRVESDYTTINDHRSRSINNSVSFQIDRKINKKSSLSWINYFTGNNADKYQNVITYLNFAGQPPKEDNFLTRNKADVQLYSTQFDYQWKGDKLELESGIKYSFVKTSSQLDFSDNENGTLQYRPEKSSIFDYKEHNFALYSSLTYNIGKWNFKGGLRAEMTDLEGVVSEPYELNKSNYWKFFPTFYAQYTTENKQEFGFSYGKRISRPSYSWLNPAKSYYNLFSYYQGDPKLKATITHNLNLTYSWKDWNLDLYYRKEIYPSMEISYQEPSTNSLIYYFTNIEKGEAFGLSFYKNFQVKPWWNIILSENLEHNENYFTGVDGMLYKNKVWNWVSNISTSFTLDKNSDWKMEMGHRYYSPGIQGTFRISSLWSAYFVMNRKFFSKKLEASLIFSDIFRSTEQKVSTKYANQDNYFLDYTDTQGVTFSLKFNFGNQSVKNAKTIKKTAEQDRL, from the coding sequence ATGTATAAAATTCTTTTTCTTCTGTGTTTTCCAGCTTTGATTCTTGCCCAGCAACAAAAAACTGAAGGTACAGTGATGAACACCGAAAATGAAAAACTTTCTTTCGTAAAGGTAGAAGTATATAACGCTCAGAATGCATTGATCAAAGAATTAAAAACGGATGAACACGGGAAGTTTGTACTCCAGGGTATAGAAAAACAGGATGTAAAGCTGATAGTTAAAAATCAGGGATATTCTTTATTTGAGAAAAAATTGGATTTAAAAGAGCCTGAACCTCTGAATATCGTTCTTAAAAAAGAATCTCAGGAAATAGAAGGAATAGTCATGACGAAACGTAAGCCTTTGGTGAAAAGAAAGGTAGACCGTCTGGAATTTAATGTGGAAAACAGTAATATTTCTTCGCTCAATGCCTGGGAAATCCTGAAAAATACACCAGGTGTTACTATCAGCAACAGTGTATTGAGTGTAAAGGGAAGTACCGGAATTCTGGTGACGATTAATGATAAAAAAGTAATGCTGACAGGGGATGAGCTTAAAAACCTTCTGGAGAATACACAGGGAGATGAAGTGAAATCTGTGGAAGTGATTACCAATCCACCTGCAAAATATGAAGCCTCAGGAAGCGCAGTACTGAATATCGTTCTGAAAAAGAATAAAATTGAAGGTTACCGTGGCATTCTCTCATCCAAATATGTACAGACACAATATGCGAAAGGCGTTTTCGGTCTTTCCCAATATTATAAAAAAGATAAACTTTCCATTATGGGGAGCTATTATAAAGGGCTGGGAACGTACTACCGGGAAGGAACAGATTATGTAAACTATCCGGAAAGCCAAACCCGATGGGTAAGTACAATGAACAGGAAGGATAAAAACAATAACCAGAATACCCTGAATTTTAATGTGGAATATGAACTGGACAGCCTGACCAATCTTAGCCTCAACTACTCAGGGTATTTTTCTCCAAAATCCTTCGGAACCTACAATGTTCCTACGCTGATCTTTAACCAGCAGGATAGGGTAGAATCTGATTATACTACCATCAATGATCATCGCTCACGTTCCATCAATAACTCTGTAAGTTTTCAGATAGACAGGAAAATCAATAAGAAAAGCAGCCTTTCCTGGATCAATTATTTTACCGGAAATAATGCCGATAAATATCAGAATGTAATCACCTATCTGAATTTTGCAGGGCAACCTCCCAAAGAAGATAATTTCCTTACCCGGAATAAAGCAGATGTTCAGCTATATTCTACCCAATTCGATTACCAATGGAAAGGGGATAAACTGGAACTAGAATCGGGGATTAAGTATAGTTTTGTAAAAACCAGCAGTCAACTTGATTTCTCTGATAACGAGAACGGAACACTACAATACAGACCGGAAAAAAGCAGTATTTTTGATTATAAAGAACACAATTTTGCCTTGTATTCTTCATTAACCTACAATATCGGGAAGTGGAATTTCAAGGGAGGTCTTCGTGCGGAAATGACAGATCTTGAAGGTGTGGTTTCAGAACCTTATGAACTGAATAAAAGTAATTATTGGAAATTCTTTCCCACTTTTTATGCACAGTACACGACAGAAAATAAACAGGAATTCGGGTTCTCCTATGGGAAAAGAATCAGCAGACCATCCTATTCATGGCTGAATCCTGCAAAATCTTACTACAATCTGTTTTCCTATTATCAGGGAGATCCCAAATTAAAAGCAACGATTACCCACAATCTCAATCTTACTTATTCATGGAAAGACTGGAATCTGGATTTGTACTATAGAAAAGAAATTTATCCGTCCATGGAAATTTCCTATCAGGAACCAAGTACTAACAGTTTGATCTATTATTTTACCAATATTGAGAAAGGAGAGGCTTTCGGATTAAGCTTTTATAAAAATTTCCAGGTGAAACCATGGTGGAATATCATCCTTTCTGAAAACCTTGAACACAATGAAAATTATTTCACAGGAGTTGATGGAATGCTGTATAAAAATAAAGTCTGGAACTGGGTTTCAAACATTTCAACAAGCTTTACGCTCGATAAAAACAGCGACTGGAAAATGGAAATGGGACACCGCTACTATTCTCCCGGCATACAGGGAACATTCAGGATATCTTCTCTATGGTCGGCTTATTTTGTAATGAACAGGAAATTCTTTAGTAAAAAACTGGAAGCCAGCCTTATTTTTAGCGATATTTTCAGATCCACAGAACAGAAGGTCAGTACAAAATATGCAAATCAGGATAATTATTTTCTTGATTATACCGATACTCAGGGAGTAACATTTTCATTGAAATTCAACTTTGGAAATCAATCAGTTAAAAATGCCAAAACAATTAAAAAAACAGCCGAACAAGATAGATTGTAG
- a CDS encoding M1 family metallopeptidase gives MKKIFSGMLIAVSLLQLSAQELYMPRNIKKAYERGTRDISGAPGKNYWQNKGVYNVEVKIDAATKVVSGKETIIYTNNSPDNLNELAIRFVNNLHKPQSPRSGFVSKDFLSSGLKIKSFTVNNVKYEINSDDWSTVEKVKLKSALKSKSKAEVKIEWEYPLSVQSGREGQIDPETFYVAYSFPRISVYDDYNGWDMLQHSDRQEFYNDFNDYSFAITAPKNYVVWATGDFLNPEAVLQPQYLKRYKASLKSDKLMHIATEQEMKSGKVTKQNKWNVWKFKASHITDFCFAMSNHYVWDAASVQLKTKRASVQAGYKNGAKDFEHYVDWMRYNLDWFSKNWPGVEYPYNVMTAIQGYADMEYPMMINDTSIPDDLNDARLTADHEIAHTYFPFYMGINETRYAFMDEGWATTLEYLIGIDENGEAAAREFYKNFRVKKWINDPSAEQDQPIITMSTQVSGAGYGNNSYVKSSLSYLALKDYLGDELFKKALHHYMDNWNGKHPVPWDYFNSMNTGSGKNLNWFFHNWFYTNNYIDLKVTGASQMNDMLTINVANVGGFAIPFDAILSYDDGTTEKIHFSPSVWEKDQKLTDLVIPIKKKIKSVQLDGDIFMDYTPDDNRKNL, from the coding sequence ATGAAGAAAATTTTTTCCGGAATGCTGATCGCAGTTTCTTTACTGCAGCTGTCAGCTCAGGAATTGTATATGCCGAGGAATATCAAAAAAGCGTATGAAAGAGGTACACGTGATATCTCCGGAGCACCAGGGAAAAACTACTGGCAGAATAAAGGAGTGTATAATGTAGAGGTGAAAATAGATGCTGCTACAAAAGTGGTTTCCGGAAAAGAAACCATTATTTATACCAACAACAGTCCGGATAACCTGAATGAACTGGCTATACGATTTGTGAATAACCTTCACAAACCACAGTCGCCAAGATCAGGATTTGTATCCAAAGATTTCCTTTCATCCGGGCTGAAAATTAAATCTTTTACAGTAAACAATGTAAAATATGAGATCAACAGTGATGACTGGAGTACTGTTGAAAAAGTAAAATTAAAATCAGCCCTGAAATCCAAATCAAAAGCTGAGGTTAAAATAGAGTGGGAATATCCATTGTCGGTTCAGAGTGGAAGAGAAGGACAGATTGATCCTGAAACATTCTATGTGGCATATTCTTTTCCAAGGATTTCCGTGTATGATGATTACAACGGATGGGATATGCTTCAACACTCAGACAGACAGGAGTTTTATAATGATTTCAATGATTACAGTTTTGCCATCACAGCACCGAAAAATTATGTAGTCTGGGCAACCGGTGATTTTCTGAATCCGGAAGCTGTGCTTCAGCCTCAATATTTAAAAAGATATAAAGCTTCCCTGAAAAGTGATAAGCTGATGCATATTGCCACAGAACAGGAAATGAAGTCCGGTAAAGTAACCAAACAGAATAAATGGAATGTCTGGAAATTTAAAGCCAGCCATATTACAGATTTCTGTTTTGCCATGAGTAACCATTATGTATGGGATGCCGCCAGCGTTCAGTTAAAAACAAAAAGAGCCAGCGTTCAGGCAGGATATAAAAACGGAGCTAAAGATTTTGAACATTATGTAGACTGGATGCGTTACAACCTGGATTGGTTCTCGAAAAACTGGCCAGGCGTAGAATATCCTTATAACGTAATGACGGCTATCCAGGGATACGCAGATATGGAATATCCTATGATGATTAATGATACCAGTATTCCTGATGATCTTAATGATGCAAGGCTTACGGCAGATCATGAAATTGCCCATACCTACTTCCCTTTTTATATGGGAATCAATGAGACCAGATATGCATTTATGGATGAAGGCTGGGCAACCACGCTGGAATATCTTATAGGGATTGATGAAAACGGAGAAGCTGCTGCCAGGGAATTTTATAAAAACTTCCGCGTTAAAAAATGGATCAATGATCCTTCTGCAGAGCAGGATCAACCGATAATTACCATGAGTACGCAGGTAAGCGGTGCCGGATATGGAAACAACTCCTATGTAAAATCTTCATTGTCTTATCTGGCGCTGAAAGATTATCTGGGAGATGAACTCTTCAAAAAAGCATTACACCATTATATGGACAACTGGAACGGGAAGCATCCTGTGCCATGGGATTATTTCAATTCTATGAATACGGGATCAGGAAAAAATCTGAACTGGTTCTTCCATAATTGGTTTTATACCAATAATTATATAGATTTAAAAGTAACAGGAGCATCCCAGATGAATGACATGCTTACCATCAACGTAGCGAATGTAGGAGGTTTTGCCATTCCGTTTGATGCCATTCTGTCTTATGATGATGGAACGACAGAAAAAATCCATTTTTCACCTTCAGTATGGGAAAAAGACCAGAAACTGACCGATCTAGTCATTCCTATTAAGAAGAAGATAAAATCGGTACAGCTGGACGGAGATATCTTTATGGATTATACTCCGGATGACAACCGTAAAAACTTATAA
- a CDS encoding phosphatase PAP2 family protein gives MKKIALASGILLQLYCIKAQDTIPSRNLKEDLALINSGYTIQEKTPFFQKEWVKKSVAPALLFTAAAATWGEKENIREVRNRYLPNFKVKYDDYLQYAPAAAVYGLKLAGVKGRNNIGRATLSYGTSLAIMAILVNSIKYTAKVERPDGSKNNSFPSGHAAMAFTNATFLHKEYGLVNPAYSIAGYGSATLTGLGRNLNNRHWVPDILAGAGIGIISTELGYFFIDKIYKNKGDNLSILSRIQGNDYPSFLSLKMGTAFGTTNFLRESELDDKKQIGFEGGLEGAYFFSKKWGVGADVSFSSFPIKSQRITLDDGQDFGDHEIKTQSMGFLSAGIGPYFSHEISDKWQLTLKITGGYAATATGKVFVKGEDIDAPNHELQIARYKPKPAFRWNTGASMTYKFNPGLGLTFYTDYNQINSTIRYYFSDEIKESAELDQELNNLIAKEKINYITLGLRLTAYF, from the coding sequence ATGAAAAAAATAGCATTAGCATCAGGAATACTATTGCAATTATACTGTATTAAAGCACAGGATACTATCCCATCCCGAAATCTCAAGGAAGATCTGGCTCTCATCAATTCAGGGTATACAATTCAGGAGAAAACTCCTTTTTTCCAAAAAGAATGGGTAAAAAAATCGGTGGCTCCAGCTCTACTTTTTACGGCAGCCGCAGCAACATGGGGAGAAAAAGAGAATATTCGCGAGGTAAGAAACCGGTACCTTCCCAACTTCAAAGTAAAATATGATGATTATCTGCAATACGCTCCTGCTGCTGCAGTCTATGGATTAAAACTGGCAGGTGTAAAAGGGCGTAACAATATAGGACGGGCTACCTTATCCTATGGCACCAGCTTAGCCATCATGGCTATTTTAGTCAACTCTATTAAATATACAGCAAAAGTGGAACGTCCCGATGGATCCAAAAACAACTCTTTCCCATCAGGGCATGCCGCAATGGCTTTTACCAATGCCACATTTCTACACAAAGAATATGGTTTGGTGAATCCGGCCTACAGTATTGCCGGATATGGTTCTGCTACCCTTACGGGACTTGGACGAAATTTAAATAACAGACACTGGGTTCCGGATATTCTCGCCGGTGCAGGTATCGGAATTATATCAACAGAACTGGGGTATTTTTTTATTGACAAAATTTATAAAAACAAGGGTGATAATTTAAGCATCTTATCCAGAATACAGGGTAACGACTATCCATCCTTTCTTTCTTTAAAAATGGGAACCGCGTTTGGTACCACTAACTTCCTGAGGGAATCTGAACTGGATGATAAAAAACAAATCGGTTTTGAGGGCGGACTGGAAGGCGCTTATTTCTTTTCAAAAAAATGGGGTGTGGGTGCCGATGTATCTTTCAGCAGCTTCCCTATTAAATCTCAAAGAATAACATTAGATGACGGGCAGGATTTTGGTGATCATGAAATCAAAACACAATCTATGGGATTCCTTTCTGCAGGCATTGGGCCTTATTTTTCCCATGAAATATCAGATAAATGGCAGCTTACTTTAAAAATTACCGGAGGATATGCCGCTACTGCCACTGGAAAAGTATTTGTAAAGGGAGAGGACATCGATGCTCCCAACCATGAGCTCCAAATAGCCAGATATAAACCAAAACCAGCTTTCCGATGGAATACAGGTGCTTCTATGACTTATAAGTTTAATCCGGGATTAGGTCTTACTTTCTATACGGATTACAATCAGATCAACTCCACCATTCGTTATTACTTCAGCGATGAAATTAAGGAAAGTGCTGAACTGGATCAGGAACTGAACAACCTGATTGCTAAAGAAAAAATCAATTATATCACGCTAGGTTTACGATTGACAGCCTATTTTTAA
- a CDS encoding zinc metalloprotease, producing MKKFLMGALVLGFMSACNTDSLTTQNETPADQENSVPGALKRSCPSEEIRQAMLLKNPALQKKIADIESGTEKFAENLKVGKVLADGTVEIPVVFNVIYNTSTQNVSDTRIAEQIAVLNADYGGTNSDVTKIPSAFQPAAAGDVKIRFKLVATNRKQSSKTGWRSDLEQMKKASTGGIDATDVNKNLNIWVVNSILDENNQPGTLGYAYYPEHAGQWYDGLVIGYQYIGKTGASAPFNLGRTVTHEVGHYLNLPHLWGSSDTGCQTDYSNDTPTSPGPNYGNPTYPLNRICGGVSRSQMFMNYMDYVDDKSMFMFSANQKTRMQAVVSASGPRAGLR from the coding sequence ATGAAAAAATTCTTAATGGGAGCCCTGGTCCTGGGCTTTATGTCGGCATGTAACACCGACAGTTTAACCACTCAAAATGAAACACCTGCGGATCAGGAAAATTCTGTTCCAGGTGCTCTTAAAAGAAGCTGCCCTTCAGAAGAAATCAGACAAGCAATGCTTTTGAAAAATCCAGCGCTACAAAAGAAAATAGCGGATATTGAATCCGGTACTGAAAAATTTGCAGAAAACCTTAAAGTGGGAAAAGTTCTTGCAGACGGAACTGTTGAGATCCCGGTAGTTTTTAATGTCATCTATAACACTTCTACTCAAAATGTTTCTGACACAAGAATTGCAGAACAAATTGCTGTTCTTAATGCCGATTACGGAGGCACCAATTCTGATGTTACGAAAATTCCTTCTGCATTTCAGCCTGCAGCAGCAGGTGATGTAAAAATCCGTTTCAAATTAGTTGCAACCAACCGTAAACAGAGTTCAAAAACAGGCTGGAGATCTGATCTTGAACAAATGAAAAAAGCCAGCACCGGAGGAATTGATGCAACTGATGTCAATAAAAACCTGAATATCTGGGTTGTAAATTCAATTCTTGACGAAAACAATCAACCTGGAACACTGGGCTACGCTTATTATCCTGAACATGCAGGACAATGGTATGACGGTCTTGTAATAGGCTATCAGTATATAGGAAAAACAGGTGCTTCAGCTCCGTTTAATTTAGGAAGAACAGTAACCCATGAAGTAGGACATTACCTGAACCTTCCACACCTTTGGGGATCATCAGACACAGGCTGCCAGACAGATTACTCTAATGATACTCCTACATCTCCCGGCCCTAATTATGGAAATCCCACCTACCCTCTAAACAGAATTTGTGGAGGTGTAAGCCGTTCTCAGATGTTTATGAATTATATGGATTATGTAGATGACAAATCTATGTTTATGTTCTCTGCCAACCAAAAAACCAGAATGCAGGCTGTAGTATCAGCATCGGGACCAAGAGCAGGATTAAGATAA
- a CDS encoding zinc metalloprotease, translating into MKKLLFGAFMLTVMSACNTDSVTNQNENTTDEAVTTAGFAQRGCASEEIRQEALKRSPELQQRFAALETNTEKFANDVKFGKVLADGTVEIPVVVNVLYRTTAENVSDARIAEQIAVLNADYSGTNTDASKIPTEFQAVSSGDTKVKFRLVNTVRKSTTKTGWATNDDMKKASKGGIDATNPTNYLNLWVVGKMTSQGRTILGYATFPESAGLWNDGVVIAAPYFGKTGASSPFNLGRTATHEVGHYLNLRHIWGDANCGNDQVSDTPTQTTANYGKPSYPLYNTCSGVQRSVMFMNYMDYVDDAAMFMFSAGQKTRMQSVVASSGARSGLRVY; encoded by the coding sequence ATGAAAAAACTATTATTTGGAGCTTTTATGCTCACTGTAATGTCTGCATGTAACACTGACAGCGTTACTAATCAAAATGAAAACACAACTGACGAAGCAGTAACAACTGCAGGTTTTGCTCAAAGGGGCTGTGCGTCTGAGGAAATCAGACAGGAAGCATTGAAAAGAAGTCCTGAACTCCAACAAAGATTTGCAGCATTAGAAACCAACACAGAAAAGTTCGCCAATGATGTAAAATTTGGAAAAGTTTTAGCTGATGGTACTGTAGAAATCCCGGTTGTAGTGAATGTTCTATACAGAACTACAGCTGAAAACGTTTCTGATGCAAGAATTGCTGAACAAATTGCAGTATTAAATGCTGACTATTCCGGTACTAACACTGATGCCAGCAAAATTCCGACTGAATTCCAGGCTGTAAGTTCCGGTGACACAAAAGTAAAATTCAGACTGGTAAATACTGTTAGAAAATCTACCACAAAAACCGGATGGGCTACCAATGATGATATGAAAAAAGCATCTAAAGGAGGAATTGATGCTACTAATCCTACCAATTATTTAAATTTATGGGTTGTAGGTAAAATGACCAGCCAGGGACGTACCATTCTTGGGTATGCAACATTCCCTGAATCTGCAGGTCTATGGAATGACGGTGTTGTAATTGCTGCTCCATATTTTGGAAAGACAGGAGCTTCTTCACCTTTCAACCTGGGAAGAACAGCAACACATGAAGTAGGCCACTACTTAAACTTAAGACACATCTGGGGAGATGCTAATTGTGGAAATGACCAGGTAAGTGACACTCCTACACAAACTACAGCAAATTACGGAAAACCTTCATACCCGCTATATAATACTTGCAGCGGTGTACAGAGATCTGTAATGTTTATGAATTACATGGATTATGTAGATGATGCAGCAATGTTTATGTTCTCTGCAGGACAAAAAACAAGAATGCAGTCTGTAGTAGCTTCTTCTGGTGCAAGATCCGGATTGAGAGTATATTAA
- a CDS encoding response regulator transcription factor, with translation MKKSIVIVDDHILIAKALEGIIGNFNEFEVIYVSENGKDLIQKFEEGNAIPDIILLDISMPIMDGFETAVWLTKNHPDIKIMALSMQGDDNSVIKMIKSGAKGYLLKNTHPRDLETALTRLNSDGFFYPDWASKIIFSNLNKETESEMAIKISDREKEFLKYTVTELSYKEIADRMCCSPRTVESYRDQLCEKLDLKTRVGLAVFAIKNGFAN, from the coding sequence ATGAAAAAATCTATCGTAATTGTTGACGACCATATACTTATTGCAAAAGCCCTGGAAGGAATTATAGGTAACTTCAATGAATTTGAAGTCATCTATGTAAGCGAGAACGGGAAAGATCTTATCCAAAAATTTGAAGAAGGCAATGCCATTCCTGATATTATTCTTTTAGATATCAGTATGCCTATTATGGACGGTTTTGAAACGGCAGTCTGGCTTACAAAAAACCATCCCGATATTAAAATTATGGCTCTCAGTATGCAGGGAGATGACAACAGCGTAATTAAGATGATTAAAAGCGGAGCAAAAGGTTATCTGCTGAAAAACACCCATCCAAGAGATCTGGAAACCGCACTTACCCGACTCAATAGTGATGGCTTCTTTTATCCGGACTGGGCTTCCAAAATTATATTCTCCAACCTGAACAAAGAGACTGAATCTGAAATGGCGATAAAAATTTCAGACAGAGAAAAAGAGTTTCTGAAATACACTGTAACCGAACTCAGTTATAAGGAAATTGCCGACAGAATGTGCTGCAGTCCGAGAACAGTAGAAAGCTACCGTGATCAGCTATGTGAAAAACTGGATCTTAAAACCCGCGTAGGTCTAGCCGTTTTTGCCATTAAAAATGGTTTTGCTAATTAA
- a CDS encoding sensor histidine kinase, whose amino-acid sequence MNEIERKNELHQRELLSTQLEIQQATMQQIGRELHDNIGQKLTLVSLYVQQMLYENKVSEASERIDQVSQIINQSLQDLRSLSKTLTDDNINQKEIVTLIQEEVDNTNSFKKCHVNFEHNFKQLDLGFVHKNVLLRITQEFIQNSIKHSRCKNIFISLNTSEDILWELDIRDDGIGFDTSQIKSNGIGLTNMKNRAEIIGASFRMESRENAGTQINIILKKQS is encoded by the coding sequence TTGAATGAAATTGAAAGAAAAAATGAACTTCATCAGAGAGAGCTCCTTTCTACCCAACTGGAAATTCAGCAGGCCACCATGCAGCAGATCGGAAGAGAACTGCATGACAATATTGGTCAGAAACTTACCCTGGTAAGCCTCTATGTACAACAGATGCTTTATGAAAATAAAGTATCCGAAGCAAGTGAAAGAATTGATCAGGTTTCACAAATCATCAACCAATCTTTGCAGGATCTCAGAAGCTTGTCAAAAACACTTACAGACGACAATATCAACCAGAAGGAAATTGTAACTTTGATACAGGAAGAAGTAGACAATACCAATTCCTTTAAAAAGTGCCATGTAAATTTTGAGCATAATTTTAAACAACTGGACTTGGGCTTTGTTCATAAAAATGTTCTTCTTAGGATTACCCAGGAGTTTATTCAGAACAGTATAAAACATTCCCGCTGTAAAAATATTTTTATCAGCCTGAATACGTCTGAAGACATCCTTTGGGAACTTGATATTCGTGATGATGGAATCGGGTTCGATACTTCACAGATCAAATCCAACGGAATAGGCCTTACCAATATGAAAAACAGAGCGGAAATCATAGGAGCTAGTTTTCGTATGGAAAGCCGGGAAAATGCAGGAACCCAAATCAATATTATCTTAAAAAAGCAGTCATGA